A portion of the Sandaracinobacteroides saxicola genome contains these proteins:
- the rplF gene encoding 50S ribosomal protein L6 translates to MSRIGKKSVAIPAGVQASIADGQLTVKGPKGQLAMALLDDISYSVEATEIKVLPANDSKRARAFWGMQRTLVSNLVVGVTDGFTKVLEITGVGYRASVAGSRLKLQLGYSHDVEYDLPEGITVKTPDQTTVEISGADRQKVGQVAAEIRRWRKPEPYKGKGIKYRGEFIFRKEGKKK, encoded by the coding sequence ATGTCGCGCATTGGAAAGAAATCCGTGGCCATTCCGGCGGGCGTTCAGGCGAGCATCGCCGACGGCCAGCTGACGGTGAAGGGGCCGAAGGGCCAGCTCGCGATGGCGCTGCTGGACGACATCAGCTATTCGGTGGAGGCGACCGAGATCAAGGTGCTGCCGGCGAACGACAGCAAGCGGGCGCGCGCCTTCTGGGGGATGCAGCGCACGCTGGTGTCGAACCTGGTGGTGGGTGTGACCGACGGCTTCACCAAGGTGCTGGAGATCACCGGCGTCGGCTATCGCGCGAGCGTGGCGGGCAGCCGGCTGAAGCTGCAGCTGGGGTACAGCCACGACGTGGAATATGACCTGCCCGAGGGCATCACGGTGAAAACGCCGGACCAGACCACGGTGGAGATTTCGGGTGCCGACCGCCAGAAGGTGGGCCAGGTGGCCGCGGAAATCCGCCGCTGGCGCAAGCCGGAGCCGTACAAGGGCAAGGGCATCAAGTATCGCGGCGAGTTCATCTTCCGCAAGGAAGGGAAGAAGAAATAA
- the rplR gene encoding 50S ribosomal protein L18: MAHLSLFERRRRRVRTALVAKAGGRPRLSVHRTNGHIYVQVIDDSAGKTIAAASTNEKGSAGSGGTVAAASDVGKRIAERAKAAGVSRVVFDRGGFLFHGRVKALADAAREGGLEF; this comes from the coding sequence ATGGCACATCTGTCTCTCTTCGAGCGGCGCCGGCGCCGCGTGCGCACGGCGCTGGTGGCGAAGGCCGGCGGGCGGCCGCGGCTTTCGGTGCATCGCACCAACGGGCATATCTATGTCCAGGTGATCGACGACAGCGCCGGCAAGACGATCGCCGCGGCCTCGACCAACGAAAAGGGTTCGGCCGGTTCGGGCGGCACGGTGGCCGCGGCGAGCGACGTGGGCAAGCGGATCGCCGAACGGGCGAAGGCGGCCGGCGTGTCGCGCGTGGTGTTCGACCGGGGCGGGTTCCTGTTTCACGGCCGGGTGAAGGCGCTGGCGGATGCGGCGCGCGAAGGCGGATTGGAGTTTTAA
- the rpsE gene encoding 30S ribosomal protein S5 encodes MADEIQMDAPAAEASAPEGGRGRGGRGRGRDGGNREGGNRGGNRGRRDEKQALTADDGAELVEKLVHINRVSKTVKGGKRFGFAALVVVGDGKGRVGFGHGKAREVPEAISKATAAAKKAMVRIPLREGRTLHHDGFGHFGAGKVYVRSATQGTGIIAGGPMRAVFESLGVADVVSKSVGTNNPYNMIRATFAALTEQVSPKAVAQRRGKKVADLLARRGDISAVQATVDADAVVA; translated from the coding sequence ATGGCTGACGAAATTCAGATGGATGCGCCGGCGGCCGAAGCTTCGGCGCCCGAGGGTGGCCGGGGCCGGGGCGGTCGTGGCCGTGGCCGCGATGGCGGCAATCGTGAGGGCGGCAACCGCGGCGGCAACCGCGGGCGGCGCGACGAGAAGCAGGCGCTGACGGCGGACGATGGTGCGGAACTGGTCGAGAAGCTGGTGCACATCAACCGGGTGTCGAAGACGGTGAAGGGCGGCAAGCGCTTCGGCTTTGCGGCACTCGTTGTGGTGGGTGACGGCAAGGGCCGGGTCGGGTTCGGCCATGGCAAGGCGCGCGAAGTGCCCGAAGCCATCTCCAAGGCGACGGCAGCGGCGAAGAAGGCGATGGTTCGCATTCCGCTGCGCGAGGGCCGGACGCTGCACCATGACGGCTTCGGCCATTTCGGCGCCGGCAAGGTCTATGTGCGCAGCGCGACGCAGGGAACGGGCATCATCGCCGGCGGCCCGATGCGCGCGGTGTTCGAGAGCCTGGGCGTGGCGGATGTCGTTTCCAAGTCGGTGGGCACGAACAACCCGTACAACATGATCCGCGCGACCTTTGCCGCGCTGACCGAGCAGGTCAGCCCGAAGGCGGTGGCGCAGCGGCGCGGCAAGAAGGTGGCCGACCTGCTGGCGCGTCGCGGCGACATCAGCGCGGTGCAGGCGACGGTCGATGCCGACGCCGTGGTTGCCTGA
- the rpmD gene encoding 50S ribosomal protein L30, with the protein MAAKKQAEAAAPATIKVTQTGSPIRRTPDQRATLVGLGLNKMHRTRELEDTPAVRGMIRKVQHMVKVTEG; encoded by the coding sequence ATGGCAGCGAAGAAACAAGCGGAGGCCGCGGCGCCGGCGACGATCAAGGTGACGCAGACCGGTTCGCCGATCCGCCGCACGCCCGACCAGCGCGCGACGCTGGTGGGCCTGGGGCTGAACAAGATGCACCGGACGCGCGAGCTGGAAGACACGCCGGCGGTGCGCGGGATGATCCGCAAGGTGCAGCATATGGTGAAGGTGACCGAAGGCTGA
- the rplO gene encoding 50S ribosomal protein L15, giving the protein MKLNEIKDNPGARVDRVRVGRGIGSGLGKTAGRGQKGQKSRSGVAVKGFEGGQMPLHMRLPKRGFNKPNAREYSEVNIGALQAAVDAGKLAAGGAVDVAALQAAGLVTQPKDGVRLLGKGAITAALNLTVAGVTASAKAAVEAAGGSVTLIARPKTDA; this is encoded by the coding sequence ATGAAACTGAATGAGATCAAGGACAATCCCGGCGCCCGCGTCGATCGCGTGCGGGTGGGGCGTGGCATCGGTTCCGGCCTGGGCAAGACCGCCGGGCGCGGACAGAAGGGTCAGAAGAGCCGCTCCGGCGTGGCCGTGAAGGGGTTCGAGGGCGGGCAGATGCCGCTGCACATGCGGCTGCCCAAGCGTGGCTTCAACAAGCCGAACGCGCGCGAATACAGCGAAGTGAACATCGGCGCCCTGCAGGCGGCGGTGGACGCCGGGAAGCTGGCGGCAGGTGGCGCGGTCGACGTGGCGGCGCTGCAGGCGGCGGGTCTGGTGACGCAACCGAAGGACGGCGTGCGGCTGCTGGGCAAGGGTGCCATCACGGCCGCGCTGAACCTGACCGTGGCGGGCGTTACCGCGTCGGCGAAGGCGGCGGTGGAAGCCGCCGGCGGCAGCGTGACGCTGATCGCGCGGCCGAAAACGGACGCCTGA
- the secY gene encoding preprotein translocase subunit SecY: MATAADNLASNLSFANFSKATELKKRLWFTLGALVVFRLCSFVPIPGIDPVALDQLFSRTQGGVMDFFNMFSGGALQRMSIVALGIMPYITASIVVQLMGSIYGPWMALKKEGESGRKKLNQYTRFGTVILTIFQGYGIAIGLEGWGASNGISAVMDPGWFFRITCIITLLGGTMFLMWLGEQITARGIGNGISLIIMAGIVAHLPTAIGGLLEQGRTGAISAGFILIVAVLALVVIAGICLMERAQRRILIQYPKRQQGNRMFQGDSSHLPLKLNTAGVIPPIFASSLLLMPLTVAQFAGQGAKEGSSAFGDFLITLTTALQHGAPLYMALYAFGIIFFSFFYTAVVFNPEETADNLKKYGGFIPGIRPGERTAQYLDYVLTRITVVGAAYLTIICLLPEFLISQMAVPFYFGGTSLLIVVNVTMDTVTQIQSHMLAHQYEGLIKKAKLRGARR, translated from the coding sequence ATGGCGACGGCGGCCGATAATCTGGCATCCAATCTGAGCTTCGCCAATTTTTCCAAGGCGACCGAGCTGAAGAAGCGGCTTTGGTTCACGCTGGGCGCGCTTGTCGTGTTCCGGCTCTGCTCCTTCGTGCCGATCCCCGGCATCGATCCGGTGGCGCTGGACCAGCTGTTCAGCCGCACCCAGGGCGGTGTGATGGACTTCTTCAACATGTTCTCGGGCGGCGCCTTGCAGCGCATGTCGATCGTGGCGCTGGGGATCATGCCCTATATCACCGCCTCGATTGTGGTGCAGCTGATGGGCAGCATCTATGGCCCTTGGATGGCGCTGAAGAAGGAAGGCGAGAGCGGCCGCAAGAAGCTGAACCAGTATACCCGGTTCGGCACGGTGATCCTGACCATCTTCCAGGGCTATGGCATCGCCATCGGGCTGGAAGGCTGGGGTGCGTCCAATGGCATCAGCGCGGTGATGGATCCGGGCTGGTTCTTCCGCATCACCTGCATCATCACGCTGCTGGGCGGCACGATGTTCCTGATGTGGCTGGGCGAGCAGATCACGGCGCGCGGCATCGGCAACGGCATCAGCCTGATCATCATGGCGGGCATTGTCGCGCATCTGCCGACGGCGATCGGCGGCTTGCTGGAACAGGGGCGGACCGGGGCGATCTCGGCGGGTTTCATCCTGATCGTCGCCGTGCTGGCGCTGGTGGTGATCGCCGGCATTTGCCTGATGGAGCGGGCGCAGCGGCGCATCCTGATCCAGTATCCCAAGCGGCAGCAGGGCAACCGCATGTTCCAGGGCGACAGCAGCCACCTGCCGCTGAAGCTGAACACGGCCGGGGTGATCCCGCCGATCTTCGCCAGCAGCCTGTTGCTGATGCCGCTGACCGTGGCGCAGTTCGCCGGGCAGGGGGCCAAGGAGGGCAGCAGTGCCTTCGGCGATTTCCTGATCACGCTGACGACGGCATTGCAGCACGGCGCGCCGCTGTACATGGCGCTTTATGCCTTCGGGATCATCTTCTTCAGCTTCTTCTATACCGCGGTGGTGTTCAACCCCGAGGAGACGGCGGACAATCTGAAGAAATATGGCGGCTTCATTCCGGGCATCCGGCCGGGCGAGCGGACGGCGCAATATCTGGATTATGTGCTGACGCGGATCACGGTGGTGGGGGCGGCCTATCTGACCATCATCTGCCTGTTGCCGGAATTCCTGATCAGCCAGATGGCGGTGCCTTTCTATTTCGGCGGCACGTCCCTGCTGATCGTGGTCAATGTGACGATGGATACGGTGACGCAGATCCAGAGCCACATGCTGGCGCACCAATATGAGGGCCTCATCAAGAAGGCGAAGTTGCGCGGCGCTCGTCGCTGA
- a CDS encoding adenylate kinase gives MNIILLGPPGAGKGTQAQRLAAHRGMVQLSTGDMLRAAIKAGTAVGVQAKAVMDAGALVSDEIVSGLIDEALAALPMETGTIFDGYPRTSAQADSLDALLAKHGRSLDAVIELEVDEDALVERIVGRFTCANCGTGYHDRFKQPARKGVCDVCGGIEFKRRPDDNEATVRTRMAEYRAKTAPILPIYEMRGLVGRVDGMGSMEAVEAGIEAILADV, from the coding sequence TTGAACATCATCCTGCTGGGCCCGCCCGGCGCGGGCAAGGGGACGCAGGCGCAGCGGCTGGCGGCGCATCGCGGGATGGTGCAGCTTTCGACCGGGGACATGCTGCGCGCGGCGATCAAGGCGGGAACCGCGGTGGGTGTGCAGGCGAAGGCGGTGATGGACGCCGGCGCGCTGGTGAGCGACGAGATTGTCAGCGGGCTGATCGACGAGGCGCTGGCGGCGCTGCCGATGGAGACGGGGACCATCTTCGATGGCTATCCGCGGACGTCGGCGCAGGCGGACTCGCTGGATGCGCTGCTAGCGAAGCATGGCCGGTCGCTGGATGCGGTGATCGAGCTGGAGGTCGACGAGGATGCGCTGGTGGAGCGGATCGTCGGCCGCTTTACCTGCGCGAATTGCGGCACCGGCTATCATGACCGGTTCAAGCAGCCGGCGCGCAAGGGTGTTTGCGATGTCTGCGGCGGCATCGAGTTCAAGCGGCGCCCGGACGACAATGAAGCGACGGTGCGGACGCGGATGGCGGAATATCGGGCGAAGACCGCGCCGATCCTGCCGATCTACGAGATGCGGGGCCTGGTGGGCCGGGTGGACGGCATGGGCAGCATGGAAGCGGTCGAGGCCGGGATCGAAGCCATTCTGGCGGATGTCTGA
- the rpsM gene encoding 30S ribosomal protein S13, translating into MARIAGVNIPTNKRVEIALTYIHGIGRAKAKEITTKLGFEPQRRVQDLSDQEILTIREAIDKDYTVEGDLRREVAMNIKRLMDLACYRGLRHRKGLPVRGQRTHTNARTRKGKAKPIAGKKK; encoded by the coding sequence GTGGCACGTATCGCCGGGGTCAATATCCCGACCAACAAGCGCGTTGAGATCGCGCTGACCTACATTCACGGCATCGGCCGTGCGAAGGCCAAGGAAATCACCACCAAGCTGGGGTTCGAGCCGCAGCGCCGGGTGCAGGACCTGAGCGACCAGGAAATCCTGACGATTCGCGAGGCGATCGACAAGGATTACACGGTCGAGGGTGACCTGCGCCGCGAGGTGGCGATGAACATCAAGCGGCTGATGGACCTGGCCTGCTATCGCGGGCTGCGCCATCGCAAGGGCCTGCCGGTGCGCGGGCAGCGCACGCACACCAATGCTCGCACCCGCAAGGGTAAGGCGAAGCCGATCGCAGGGAAGAAGAAGTAA
- the rpsK gene encoding 30S ribosomal protein S11 produces MAREPARLKRRERKNITAGVAHVNASFNNTMVTITDAQGNAIAWSSAGTVGFKGSRKSTPYAAQVAAEDAGKKAAEHGVRTLEVEVKGPGSGRESALRALQAVGFQITAIRDVTSIPHNGVRPPKRRRV; encoded by the coding sequence ATGGCACGCGAACCCGCCCGTTTGAAGCGCCGCGAGCGCAAGAACATCACCGCCGGTGTCGCGCATGTGAACGCCAGCTTCAACAACACGATGGTGACGATCACCGATGCCCAGGGCAATGCCATTGCCTGGTCGTCCGCGGGCACCGTGGGCTTCAAGGGCAGCCGCAAGTCGACGCCCTATGCCGCGCAGGTTGCCGCGGAAGACGCCGGCAAGAAGGCGGCGGAACATGGCGTCCGCACGCTGGAGGTCGAGGTCAAGGGTCCGGGCTCTGGCCGCGAATCGGCGCTGCGCGCGTTGCAGGCGGTGGGGTTCCAGATCACGGCGATCCGCGATGTGACGTCGATCCCGCACAATGGGGTGCGCCCGCCGAAGCGTCGTCGGGTCTGA
- a CDS encoding DNA-directed RNA polymerase subunit alpha, translating into MSVAAVIAKNWQELKKPNALEVKAGGNRKKKAFVAEPLERGFGLTLGNALRRVLLSSLQGAAVTAIRIDGALHEFSFLNGVREDVTDIVLNVKQIVVKMQGDQPKRLTLSATGPGEVTAGQIAVTGDIEISNPELVICTLDQGATFNMELTVMTGKGYAPASANRPADAPIGLIPVDALFSPVRQVAYKVENTRVGQELDYDKLTLTVETDGSVTPDDALGYAARILQDQLQLFVNFDEPSARPVAVPVSTGMALDEPTDVSMNRNLLKKVDELELSVRSANCLKNDNIIYIGDLVQKSEPEMLRTPNFGRKSLNEIKEVLATMGLRLGMDIPGWPPENIEELAKKLEQEF; encoded by the coding sequence ATGAGCGTGGCAGCAGTGATCGCAAAGAATTGGCAGGAACTGAAGAAGCCGAACGCGCTGGAAGTGAAGGCGGGCGGCAATCGCAAGAAAAAGGCGTTTGTGGCGGAACCGCTGGAACGTGGTTTCGGCCTGACGCTGGGCAATGCGCTGCGTCGCGTGCTGCTGTCGAGCCTGCAGGGCGCGGCGGTGACGGCGATCCGCATCGATGGCGCTCTGCACGAGTTCAGCTTCCTGAACGGCGTGCGGGAGGATGTGACCGACATCGTCCTGAACGTGAAGCAGATCGTGGTGAAGATGCAGGGCGACCAGCCGAAGCGGCTGACGCTGTCGGCGACCGGCCCCGGCGAAGTGACCGCCGGGCAGATCGCGGTGACGGGTGATATCGAGATTTCCAACCCCGAGCTGGTGATCTGCACGCTGGACCAGGGCGCGACCTTCAACATGGAACTAACGGTGATGACCGGCAAGGGCTATGCGCCCGCGTCGGCCAACCGTCCGGCCGACGCGCCGATCGGGCTGATCCCGGTCGATGCGCTGTTCTCCCCCGTGCGTCAGGTGGCGTACAAGGTGGAGAATACGCGGGTCGGGCAAGAGCTTGATTATGACAAGCTGACGCTGACGGTGGAAACCGACGGCAGCGTGACGCCCGATGATGCGCTGGGCTATGCCGCGCGCATCCTGCAGGACCAGTTGCAGCTGTTCGTCAACTTCGACGAGCCGAGCGCGCGGCCGGTGGCGGTGCCGGTATCGACCGGCATGGCGCTGGATGAGCCGACCGATGTCAGCATGAACCGCAACCTGCTGAAGAAGGTGGATGAGCTGGAGCTGTCGGTGCGCAGTGCCAACTGTCTGAAGAACGACAACATCATCTACATCGGTGACCTGGTGCAGAAGTCGGAGCCGGAGATGCTGCGCACGCCGAACTTCGGCCGCAAGAGCCTGAATGAGATCAAGGAAGTGCTGGCCACGATGGGCCTGCGGCTGGGCATGGACATCCCGGGCTGGCCGCCGGAGAATATCGAGGAACTGGCGAAGAAGCTGGAGCAGGAGTTTTAG
- the rplQ gene encoding 50S ribosomal protein L17 encodes MRHGVSGRKLGRTSSHRTAMFRNMAAALIKHEQITTTLPKAKELRPYVEKLVTLAKHGGLSNRRLAQARLMDEAQLAKLFDVLAPRYADRPGGYVRVLKAGFRASDQAAMGIIEFVDRDMSAKGQDSGPVENNMVADEAA; translated from the coding sequence ATGCGTCACGGGGTTTCAGGTCGCAAGCTGGGGCGGACCTCCAGCCACCGCACGGCGATGTTCCGCAACATGGCGGCGGCGCTGATCAAGCATGAGCAAATCACGACGACGCTGCCGAAGGCGAAGGAGCTGCGCCCCTATGTTGAGAAGCTGGTGACGCTGGCGAAGCATGGCGGCCTGTCGAACCGGCGCCTGGCGCAGGCGCGGCTGATGGACGAGGCACAGCTGGCCAAGCTGTTCGATGTGCTGGCGCCGCGCTATGCCGACCGGCCGGGCGGCTATGTCCGCGTGCTGAAGGCGGGTTTCCGGGCCAGCGACCAGGCGGCGATGGGTATCATCGAATTTGTCGACCGCGACATGAGCGCGAAGGGGCAGGACAGCGGCCCGGTCGAAAACAACATGGTGGCTGACGAGGCCGCATAG
- a CDS encoding class I SAM-dependent methyltransferase yields the protein MAATGTGRFFEGLSARFRAGRDVALRAFLSRLSAANGGALRVLDLGGRVDYWARVGFDFLDAHDIHIHCINYTTDELRLNVGQHPRITAEVGDARNLPHLADGSFDLVHSNSVIEHVGRFADMLAFAGETRRLAPAYYLQTPYFWFPIDPHSPRAPFIHWLPNPLRLKIVRRVKVGWARPTRDVAHSMRNIESTMLIDKSMLRALLPDARIRFERLLLLPKSLIAERG from the coding sequence ATGGCGGCGACGGGGACGGGGCGGTTTTTCGAGGGGCTGTCGGCGCGGTTTCGCGCGGGTCGGGATGTGGCGCTGCGGGCGTTCCTGTCGCGGCTGTCCGCCGCGAACGGCGGTGCGCTGCGCGTGCTCGATCTGGGCGGCCGCGTGGACTATTGGGCGCGCGTCGGGTTCGATTTCCTGGATGCCCATGATATCCATATCCATTGCATCAACTATACCACCGACGAGCTGCGGCTGAATGTCGGGCAGCATCCGCGGATCACCGCGGAGGTGGGGGACGCGCGGAACCTGCCGCATCTGGCGGACGGCAGCTTTGACCTGGTGCACAGCAATTCGGTGATCGAGCATGTCGGCCGGTTCGCCGACATGCTGGCCTTTGCCGGCGAAACGCGGCGGCTGGCCCCGGCCTATTATCTTCAGACCCCCTATTTCTGGTTTCCCATCGATCCGCATTCGCCGCGCGCGCCATTCATCCACTGGTTGCCCAATCCGCTGCGGCTGAAGATCGTGCGGCGGGTGAAGGTGGGGTGGGCGCGCCCGACGCGCGATGTGGCGCACAGCATGCGGAACATCGAAAGCACGATGCTGATCGACAAGTCCATGCTGCGTGCTTTGCTGCCGGATGCACGCATCCGGTTCGAGCGGTTGCTGCTGCTGCCCAAATCGCTGATCGCCGAGCGCGGCTGA
- a CDS encoding iron-containing alcohol dehydrogenase, translating to MFDFRYGPRLRVGAGAAVGIDSLLPPGPVLVVSDAGLTALGLVDPLLRALRAAGRVVTLFDAVEADPSAATVLRCVAAGQGVAAVVGFGGGSPMDVAKLAAYLLGSGDLLDDIYGVDQAQGRRLPLVLVPTTAGTGSEATPISIITVGETEKKGVVSAPLVPDWAVLDATLTLGLPRAVTAATGIDAMVHAIEAYTSKRLKNPMSDMLARAALRLLAANIRRACDVPGDIEARQAMLMGSHLAGVAFANAPVGGVHALAYPLGGHFHVPHGLSNALMLPGVLRFNLPEAADFYAELSFELDAAGADVAKVNGAEGFIAALQRIAVDCGLPDRLSAVGVAESDLDLLAAEAMKQQRLLINNPRVIGEGDARRLYAEVL from the coding sequence ATGTTCGATTTCCGCTATGGCCCGCGGCTGCGTGTGGGCGCCGGGGCGGCGGTGGGAATCGATTCGCTGCTGCCGCCGGGACCGGTGCTGGTGGTGAGCGATGCCGGCCTGACCGCGCTGGGGCTGGTGGATCCGTTGCTGCGGGCGTTGCGCGCGGCGGGCCGGGTGGTGACCTTGTTCGATGCGGTGGAGGCCGATCCTTCGGCCGCGACGGTGCTGCGCTGCGTGGCCGCGGGGCAGGGCGTGGCGGCGGTGGTGGGGTTCGGCGGGGGCTCGCCGATGGATGTGGCGAAGCTGGCGGCCTATCTGCTGGGCAGCGGCGACCTGCTGGACGACATTTATGGCGTTGATCAGGCGCAGGGGCGGCGGCTGCCGCTGGTGCTGGTGCCGACAACGGCGGGGACGGGCAGCGAGGCGACACCGATCAGCATCATCACCGTGGGCGAAACCGAGAAGAAGGGTGTGGTATCGGCGCCGCTGGTGCCGGACTGGGCGGTGCTGGATGCGACGCTGACGCTGGGCCTGCCACGCGCCGTGACGGCGGCGACCGGTATCGATGCCATGGTGCATGCGATCGAAGCCTATACCAGCAAGCGGTTGAAGAACCCGATGTCCGACATGCTGGCACGGGCGGCGTTGCGGCTGCTGGCGGCGAACATCCGCCGGGCGTGCGATGTGCCGGGCGACATCGAGGCGCGGCAGGCCATGCTGATGGGCAGCCACTTGGCGGGTGTTGCCTTTGCCAATGCGCCCGTGGGGGGCGTGCATGCGCTGGCCTATCCGTTGGGGGGGCATTTTCATGTGCCGCATGGCCTGTCCAATGCGCTGATGCTGCCCGGGGTTTTGCGCTTCAACCTGCCGGAAGCCGCGGATTTCTATGCGGAACTTTCCTTCGAGCTTGACGCCGCGGGGGCGGACGTCGCAAAGGTTAACGGGGCGGAAGGTTTCATTGCTGCGTTGCAGCGCATCGCTGTTGATTGCGGTCTGCCGGATCGGCTGTCAGCAGTGGGGGTGGCCGAGAGCGATCTCGATCTGCTGGCAGCCGAGGCAATGAAACAGCAGCGACTGTTGATCAACAATCCGCGTGTCATCGGGGAGGGGGACGCGCGCCGGCTTTACGCCGAAGTGCTTTGA
- a CDS encoding acyl-CoA thioesterase yields the protein MSSRSAYRPRSHYRAWRTIPTRWMDNDVYGHVNNVVFYSWFDTAVNAWLVDKGLLDMMKGDSIGLVAETGCRYARPVAFPDEVQAGIAVSHLGNSSVRYDIGLFVNGNPAPAAEGFFVHVYVDRAHRRPRPLGDDWRRLLQTIMI from the coding sequence ATGTCGTCCCGTTCTGCCTATCGCCCGCGCAGCCATTATCGCGCCTGGCGCACCATCCCGACCCGATGGATGGACAATGACGTTTATGGCCATGTCAACAATGTGGTGTTCTACAGCTGGTTCGACACGGCGGTGAACGCCTGGCTGGTCGACAAGGGCCTGCTGGACATGATGAAGGGCGACAGCATCGGCCTGGTCGCCGAAACCGGATGCCGCTATGCCCGGCCGGTGGCGTTTCCGGACGAGGTGCAGGCGGGGATTGCGGTTTCGCACCTGGGCAACAGCAGCGTGCGTTACGACATCGGCCTGTTCGTCAACGGCAATCCGGCGCCGGCGGCGGAGGGGTTTTTCGTGCATGTTTATGTCGACCGTGCCCATCGGCGACCACGGCCGCTGGGGGACGATTGGCGCCGACTTTTGCAAACCATCATGATTTGA
- the guaA gene encoding glutamine-hydrolyzing GMP synthase yields MSHPETILIVDFGSQVTQLIARRVREAGVYCEIAPFNLAEAAFARLAPRGVILSGSPASVTAAGSPRAPMSLFAAGVPILGICYGQQTMTAQLGGQVEAGHGGEFGRAEIEVSEDCRLFEGLWDKGSRHQVWMSHGDRVTAFAPGFRVVATTAGAPFAVIADEARRYYGTQFHPEVVHTPDGARLIANFVRTVCGCTGQWNMAGYRDAKIADIRAEVGDGKVICGLSGGVDSAVAAVLIHAAIGDQLTCVFVDHGLMRQGEAEQVVSLFREHYHIPLVHVDAADMFLAGLAGVSDPEQKRKFIGGAFIDVFEAEARKIGGAKFLAQGTLYPDVIESVSFTGGPSVTIKSHHNVGGLPARMNMALVEPLRELFKDEVRRLGVELGLPPAFVGRHPFPGPGLAIRIPGEVTREACDTLRKADAIYLDEIRKAGLYDEIWQAFAVLLPVRTVGVMGDGRTYDKVCGLRAVTSVDGMTADVYPFESAFLSRCATRIVNEVPGINRVVYDYTSKPPGTIEWE; encoded by the coding sequence ATGTCACATCCCGAGACCATCCTGATCGTCGATTTCGGCAGCCAGGTGACGCAGCTGATCGCGCGTCGCGTGCGCGAGGCCGGCGTTTATTGCGAGATCGCGCCGTTCAACCTGGCGGAGGCGGCGTTCGCGCGGCTGGCACCGCGCGGCGTGATCCTGTCGGGCAGCCCGGCATCGGTGACGGCGGCGGGATCGCCGCGGGCGCCGATGTCCCTGTTCGCGGCGGGCGTGCCGATCCTGGGCATCTGTTATGGCCAGCAGACGATGACCGCGCAGCTGGGCGGGCAGGTGGAGGCCGGCCATGGCGGCGAATTCGGGCGGGCCGAGATCGAGGTGTCCGAAGACTGCCGCCTGTTCGAGGGGCTTTGGGACAAGGGCAGCCGGCACCAGGTGTGGATGAGCCATGGCGACCGGGTGACGGCGTTCGCGCCGGGCTTTCGGGTGGTCGCGACCACCGCGGGGGCGCCGTTCGCGGTCATCGCGGACGAGGCGCGACGCTATTATGGCACCCAGTTCCATCCCGAGGTGGTGCATACGCCGGACGGCGCCAGGCTGATCGCCAATTTCGTGCGGACGGTCTGCGGCTGTACCGGGCAGTGGAACATGGCCGGGTATCGCGATGCCAAGATCGCCGACATTCGCGCTGAGGTGGGCGATGGCAAGGTGATCTGCGGCCTTTCCGGCGGGGTGGATTCGGCGGTGGCCGCGGTGTTGATCCATGCCGCCATCGGCGACCAGCTGACCTGCGTGTTCGTGGACCATGGCCTGATGCGGCAGGGGGAGGCCGAGCAGGTGGTGAGCCTGTTCCGCGAACATTATCATATCCCGCTGGTGCATGTGGATGCCGCCGACATGTTCCTGGCCGGCTTGGCCGGCGTGAGCGACCCCGAGCAGAAGCGCAAGTTCATCGGCGGGGCGTTCATCGATGTGTTCGAGGCGGAGGCGAGGAAGATCGGTGGCGCGAAATTCCTGGCGCAGGGGACGCTGTATCCCGATGTGATCGAGAGCGTTTCCTTCACCGGCGGGCCGAGCGTGACCATCAAGAGCCACCACAATGTCGGCGGATTGCCGGCGCGGATGAACATGGCGCTGGTCGAGCCGCTGCGCGAGTTGTTCAAGGACGAGGTGCGCCGGCTGGGTGTGGAGCTGGGCCTGCCGCCGGCCTTTGTCGGGCGACACCCCTTTCCGGGGCCGGGCCTGGCGATCCGGATTCCCGGCGAGGTGACGCGCGAGGCGTGCGATACGCTGCGCAAGGCCGACGCCATCTATCTCGACGAGATCCGCAAGGCGGGATTGTATGACGAGATCTGGCAGGCTTTCGCTGTCCTGCTGCCCGTGCGCACCGTTGGCGTGATGGGCGACGGGCGGACCTATGACAAGGTCTGCGGATTGCGCGCCGTCACCAGCGTGGATGGCATGACGGCGGATGTCTATCCGTTCGAAAGCGCCTTCCTGAGCCGGTGCGCGACCCGGATCGTCAATGAGGTGCCGGGCATCAACCGCGTGGTCTATGACTATACGTCGAAGCCACCCGGTACGATCGAGTGGGAATGA